Proteins from one Candidatus Sulfotelmatobacter sp. genomic window:
- the glpK gene encoding glycerol kinase GlpK, which yields MAVILALDQGTTSSRAIVFDAHGKIVAFEQQEFPQHFPQPGWVEHDAADIWSSQLAVARGALRKARLGAADVASIGITNQRETTILWERASGRPVARAIVWQDRRTAPLCEELIRRGLGETVTGRTGLLIDPYFSGTKIAWLLDNVPGLRGRAEAGEIAFGTVDSWLIWNLTGGKRHVTDLTNASRTMLFDIHTLQWSDELLRALGVPRSVLPEVLPCSADFGTAAAGHFGGPIGIGGVAGDQQAALVGQAGFARGMAKNTYGTGSFVVLNTGDQVVRSTHGLLSTIAFGLQPGAATYALEGSIFVTGAAVQWLRDGLGLFERSDEVEFLARQVDDTGGVYFVPAFAGLGAPYWDPYARGTIVGITRGTTRAHLARAALEAMAYQTADVIAEMERDAGVRLTELRVDGGASANDLTMQFQADLLGVPVSRPAIVETTALGAAYLAGVHAGYWADLETLAEQWREDKRFLPQLSAQRRTALLERWRDAVERSRGWARA from the coding sequence ATGGCCGTCATCCTCGCGCTCGACCAGGGCACGACGAGCTCGCGGGCGATCGTGTTCGACGCGCACGGCAAGATCGTCGCCTTCGAGCAGCAAGAGTTTCCGCAGCACTTCCCGCAGCCGGGCTGGGTCGAGCACGACGCCGCCGACATCTGGTCCTCGCAGCTGGCGGTGGCGCGCGGCGCGCTGCGCAAGGCGCGCCTCGGCGCGGCCGACGTGGCGTCGATCGGGATCACCAACCAGCGCGAGACGACGATCCTGTGGGAACGCGCCAGCGGCCGGCCGGTGGCGCGCGCGATCGTCTGGCAGGACCGGCGCACGGCGCCGCTCTGCGAGGAGCTCATCCGCCGCGGCTTGGGCGAGACGGTCACCGGGCGCACGGGTCTGTTGATCGACCCGTATTTCTCGGGCACCAAGATCGCGTGGCTGCTCGACAACGTTCCCGGTTTGCGCGGACGTGCCGAAGCGGGCGAGATCGCGTTCGGAACCGTCGACAGCTGGCTGATCTGGAACCTGACCGGCGGCAAGCGTCACGTCACCGATCTCACCAACGCCTCGCGCACGATGTTGTTCGACATCCACACGCTGCAGTGGAGCGACGAGCTGCTGCGCGCGCTCGGCGTCCCCAGGAGCGTGCTGCCCGAGGTGCTGCCGTGCAGCGCGGATTTCGGAACCGCCGCGGCCGGCCACTTCGGCGGACCGATCGGCATCGGCGGCGTCGCCGGCGACCAACAGGCGGCGCTGGTCGGCCAAGCCGGTTTCGCGCGCGGGATGGCCAAGAACACCTACGGCACCGGTTCGTTCGTCGTGCTCAACACCGGCGATCAGGTCGTGCGCAGCACGCACGGGCTGCTCTCGACCATCGCGTTCGGTTTGCAGCCGGGCGCGGCGACGTACGCGCTCGAAGGCTCGATCTTCGTCACCGGCGCCGCGGTGCAGTGGCTGCGCGACGGTTTGGGCCTGTTCGAGCGCTCGGACGAAGTCGAGTTCCTGGCGCGGCAGGTCGACGACACCGGCGGGGTCTACTTCGTCCCCGCCTTCGCGGGTTTGGGCGCACCGTACTGGGATCCGTACGCGCGCGGCACGATCGTCGGCATCACTCGCGGGACGACGCGCGCGCATCTTGCGCGCGCCGCGCTGGAGGCGATGGCGTACCAAACCGCCGACGTCATCGCGGAGATGGAGCGCGACGCGGGCGTGCGACTGACCGAGCTGCGCGTCGACGGCGGCGCGTCGGCCAACGACCTGACCATGCAGTTCCAAGCCGACCTGCTGGGCGTGCCCGTTTCGCGACCGGCGATCGTCGAGACGACCGCGCTCGGCGCGGCCTACTTGGCCGGCGTGCACGCCGGCTACTGGGCCGACCTCGAGACCCTCGCCGAGCAGTGGCGCGAGGACAAACGATTCCTTCCGCAGCTGTCCGCCCAGCGCCGCACGGCGCTGCTCGAGCGCTGGCGCGACGCGGTCGAGCGCAGCCGCGGCTGGGCGCGCGCGTGA
- a CDS encoding glycerol-3-phosphate dehydrogenase/oxidase: MNRADGLARLAAERFDVLIVGGGATGLGAAVDAAARGYRTALIEADDFAKATSSRSTKLVHGGVRYLQQGDIGLVREALHERTALVRNAPHLVHDRAFVVPAYRWLELPYYGAGLAAYDVLAGWSNAFPLSRLVGPRGARTLIPGLRADGLHGAIVYHDGQFDDARLAVTLARTAVDRGAAVANYVRATGFVYAGTRIAGVRARDAERGDELTIRARVVVNAAGIFVDALRRLDVPDAPALLTHSRGSHIVVRASALGDANAALLVPKTPDGRVLFAVPWHEHVVVGTTDVPAPVAELDPQPTRAEIAYILETVNRYLAQPLDESDILSAWAGLRPLVNRGAARTAALSREHLIDVADSGLVTITGGKWTTYRKMAADVIDVAMRVGALAPAPPVTEHLPLHGALGPLPAQERLHVYGSDAPAVLALEAAAPAAAALLDPRLPYTQAEVTYAARAEMARTVDDVLARRTRALFLDAAAARAGAPRVASLLAAELGRDAGWERDQLAAFDALADRAEAPPAA; this comes from the coding sequence GTGAACCGCGCCGACGGTTTGGCGCGGCTGGCCGCCGAGCGGTTCGACGTGCTGATCGTCGGCGGCGGCGCGACGGGGTTGGGCGCCGCGGTCGACGCCGCCGCGCGCGGCTATCGCACCGCGCTGATCGAAGCGGACGACTTCGCGAAAGCGACCTCCAGCCGCTCGACCAAGCTCGTCCACGGAGGCGTGCGCTACCTGCAGCAAGGCGACATCGGGTTGGTGCGCGAGGCGCTGCACGAACGCACCGCGCTCGTGCGCAACGCGCCGCACCTGGTGCACGACCGCGCCTTCGTCGTCCCGGCGTATCGCTGGCTCGAGCTGCCGTACTACGGCGCCGGCCTGGCCGCGTACGACGTGCTGGCCGGCTGGAGCAACGCGTTTCCGCTCAGCCGGCTGGTCGGCCCGCGCGGCGCGCGCACGCTGATCCCGGGCTTGCGCGCGGACGGTCTCCACGGCGCGATCGTCTATCACGACGGTCAGTTCGACGACGCGCGGCTGGCCGTCACGCTAGCGCGCACCGCCGTCGATCGCGGCGCGGCGGTGGCGAACTACGTGCGCGCGACCGGCTTCGTCTACGCGGGTACGCGGATCGCCGGCGTGCGCGCGCGCGACGCCGAACGCGGCGACGAGCTCACGATCCGAGCGCGGGTCGTCGTCAACGCGGCCGGCATCTTCGTCGATGCGCTGCGGCGGCTCGACGTCCCGGACGCGCCCGCGCTGCTGACGCACAGCCGCGGCTCGCACATCGTCGTGCGCGCGAGCGCGCTGGGCGACGCGAACGCCGCGTTGCTCGTCCCCAAGACGCCCGACGGCCGCGTGCTGTTCGCCGTGCCGTGGCACGAGCACGTCGTCGTCGGCACCACCGACGTCCCGGCCCCGGTCGCGGAGCTCGACCCGCAGCCGACGCGAGCGGAGATCGCCTACATCCTCGAAACGGTGAACCGCTATCTCGCGCAGCCGCTCGACGAGTCCGACATCCTATCCGCGTGGGCGGGCCTGCGGCCGTTGGTCAACCGCGGCGCGGCCCGCACCGCCGCGCTCTCGCGCGAGCACCTGATCGACGTGGCCGACTCCGGCTTGGTCACCATCACCGGCGGCAAGTGGACGACCTACCGCAAGATGGCCGCCGACGTCATCGACGTCGCGATGCGCGTCGGCGCGCTCGCACCGGCGCCGCCCGTGACGGAGCACCTGCCGCTGCACGGTGCGCTCGGACCCTTGCCGGCGCAGGAACGGCTGCACGTGTACGGCAGCGACGCGCCCGCGGTGCTGGCGCTCGAAGCCGCCGCGCCCGCCGCCGCCGCGCTGCTCGATCCGCGCTTGCCGTACACGCAGGCCGAGGTCACCTACGCGGCGCGAGCCGAGATGGCACGCACCGTCGACGACGTGCTGGCGCGCCGCACGCGCGCGCTGTTCCTCGACGCGGCGGCCGCGCGCGCCGGCGCGCCGCGCGTGGCCTCGCTGTTGGCGGCCGAGCTGGGGCGCGACGCCGGCTGGGAACGCGACCAGTTGGCCGCCTTCGACGCCCTGGCCGACCGTGCGGAGGCGCCGCCGGCCGCCTGA
- a CDS encoding MFS transporter yields MAIFAPLATLNARQWRAFIAAFLGWTLDAFDFFLVTFVLADIAKDLGVVKLDGTPNIPTAAWLITLTLMFRPVGALIFGMLADRFGRRGPLMASILLYSLFELLSGFAPTFTALLVLRCLYGIAMGGEWGVGAALALETLPAEARGVASGIIQQGYAFGYLIAALVFGQFFNLIGWRGMFWVGVLPALLVLYIRSTVQESPVWEAGQHRKLGEHGNLLRSILRNPLLYVFAIVLMAAFNFMSHGSQDLYPTFLRVQRGFDQHTVQNVTVVMNVGAIVGGTLLGALSQRIGRKLTICICCALGACSIAIWTGAQTPLLLAVGAFIMQFFVQGAWGVIPAHLNELSPGDVRGTFPGFTYQLGNLITAFAAQWEALFATKSFPLAPPAGADYGHAMQIIMLAVFAVVFIVTLIGPERRGISFTETETKVAA; encoded by the coding sequence ATGGCGATCTTTGCTCCACTCGCCACGCTGAACGCCCGGCAGTGGCGAGCGTTCATCGCGGCCTTCCTCGGTTGGACGCTGGACGCGTTCGACTTCTTCTTGGTGACGTTCGTCCTGGCCGACATCGCCAAGGATCTGGGTGTCGTCAAACTCGACGGCACCCCGAACATCCCGACCGCCGCGTGGCTGATCACGCTCACGCTGATGTTCCGCCCGGTCGGCGCGCTCATCTTCGGCATGCTGGCCGACCGCTTCGGGCGACGCGGTCCGCTGATGGCGAGCATCCTGCTCTACTCGCTCTTCGAGCTGCTCAGCGGCTTCGCGCCGACCTTCACCGCGCTGCTCGTGCTGCGCTGTCTGTACGGCATCGCGATGGGCGGCGAGTGGGGCGTGGGCGCGGCACTCGCGCTCGAGACGCTGCCGGCCGAAGCCCGCGGCGTCGCATCCGGGATCATCCAGCAGGGCTACGCGTTCGGCTACCTGATCGCGGCGCTCGTGTTCGGCCAGTTCTTCAACCTGATCGGCTGGCGCGGGATGTTCTGGGTCGGCGTGCTGCCGGCGCTGCTGGTGCTCTACATCCGCTCGACCGTGCAAGAGTCACCGGTCTGGGAGGCGGGGCAGCACCGCAAGCTGGGCGAGCACGGCAATTTGTTGCGCTCGATCTTGCGCAACCCGCTGCTGTACGTGTTCGCGATCGTGCTGATGGCGGCGTTCAACTTCATGTCGCACGGTTCGCAGGACCTCTACCCGACGTTCTTGCGCGTGCAGCGCGGTTTCGATCAGCACACGGTGCAGAACGTCACCGTCGTGATGAACGTCGGCGCGATCGTGGGCGGAACGCTGCTCGGTGCGCTCTCGCAACGCATCGGCCGCAAGCTGACCATCTGCATCTGCTGCGCGCTCGGCGCCTGCAGCATCGCCATTTGGACCGGCGCACAGACGCCGCTGCTGCTCGCCGTCGGCGCGTTCATCATGCAGTTCTTCGTGCAGGGCGCGTGGGGCGTCATCCCGGCGCACCTCAACGAGCTCTCGCCGGGCGACGTGCGCGGCACCTTCCCGGGCTTCACCTATCAGCTCGGAAACCTGATCACCGCCTTCGCGGCGCAATGGGAGGCGCTCTTCGCGACCAAGAGCTTCCCGTTGGCGCCGCCGGCGGGCGCCGACTACGGTCACGCCATGCAGATCATCATGCTGGCCGTGTTCGCGGTCGTGTTCATCGTGACGTTGATCGGACCGGAACGCCGCGGCATCTCGTTCACCGAGACGGAGACGAAGGTGGCGGCGTAG
- a CDS encoding CPCC family cysteine-rich protein, producing the protein MREGARSTCPCCGYPTINGRGAFEICPLCGWEDDGQDDAERTRPGAPRPDVVVGGVNSDYALREARENFAVYVTMYRPTDRDFERERARTDVKRRIAAAYDRCVDGEQTFDAADAEAWALLDDLP; encoded by the coding sequence GTGCGCGAAGGCGCGCGCTCGACCTGCCCGTGCTGCGGCTACCCGACCATCAACGGGCGCGGCGCGTTCGAGATCTGCCCGCTGTGCGGTTGGGAGGACGACGGCCAGGACGACGCCGAGCGCACGCGGCCCGGCGCACCGCGACCCGACGTCGTGGTCGGCGGGGTCAACAGCGACTACGCCCTGCGCGAAGCGCGCGAGAACTTCGCCGTCTACGTGACGATGTACCGGCCCACCGACCGCGACTTCGAGCGCGAACGGGCACGGACCGACGTCAAGCGCCGCATCGCCGCGGCCTACGACCGGTGCGTCGACGGCGAGCAGACGTTCGACGCGGCCGACGCCGAGGCGTGGGCACTCTTGGACGACCTGCCCTAG
- the rocF gene encoding arginase: MQTEVSPQLRRPAKRVGRVDVVGVPMDLGADRRGVDMGPSAIRYARLKESLEKLGFTVSDHGNLRVPVPESATVAEQNAKYFPIIKAVCDELAVLVEEIIAGGGFPLVLGGDHSIAMGTITGVAKARGRAPGVIWVDAHGDINTPLTSPSGNVHGMPVHFALQEHAVDPKRMAFIGLRDVDDGEKAIIRELGVKAFTMADVDRLGMSRVLEEALAIVADGPESVHVSFDMDGVDPQEAPGVGTPVRGGITYREAHLLMEGVAASGTLGSLEITEINPILDRENQTAILAVELILSALGKTTL; the protein is encoded by the coding sequence ATGCAGACCGAGGTGAGCCCGCAGCTCCGTCGACCGGCCAAGCGGGTCGGGCGGGTCGACGTCGTCGGCGTGCCGATGGACCTGGGCGCCGACCGGCGCGGGGTCGACATGGGGCCGTCCGCGATTCGCTACGCGCGCCTCAAAGAGTCGCTCGAGAAGCTTGGGTTCACGGTCAGCGATCACGGGAACTTGCGGGTGCCGGTGCCCGAGTCGGCCACCGTTGCGGAGCAGAACGCGAAGTACTTCCCGATCATCAAGGCGGTCTGCGACGAGTTGGCCGTATTGGTGGAGGAGATCATCGCGGGCGGCGGATTTCCGCTCGTGCTCGGCGGCGATCACTCGATCGCGATGGGAACGATCACCGGCGTGGCCAAAGCGCGCGGGCGCGCGCCGGGCGTCATCTGGGTCGACGCGCACGGGGACATCAACACGCCGCTGACCTCCCCGTCCGGCAACGTGCACGGGATGCCGGTCCACTTCGCGTTGCAGGAACACGCCGTCGATCCCAAACGCATGGCCTTCATCGGCTTGCGCGACGTCGACGACGGCGAGAAGGCGATCATTCGCGAGCTGGGCGTGAAGGCGTTCACGATGGCGGACGTCGATCGCCTCGGGATGAGCCGCGTCCTCGAAGAGGCGCTCGCGATCGTCGCCGACGGGCCCGAGTCGGTGCACGTCTCGTTCGACATGGACGGCGTCGACCCGCAAGAAGCGCCGGGCGTCGGAACGCCGGTGCGCGGCGGCATCACCTACCGCGAAGCGCACCTGTTGATGGAAGGCGTGGCGGCCTCGGGAACGCTCGGCTCGCTGGAGATCACGGAGATCAACCCCATCCTGGACCGCGAGAACCAAACCGCGATCCTGGCCGTCGAGCTGATCCTCTCCGCGCTCGGGAAGACGACGCTCTGA
- a CDS encoding AI-2E family transporter — protein sequence MSADPTNLRPRRRVSRAERNVTFWLKTLGLIAVAIYLTVGVLEFLGNVKATALLFVVALFFAYMIFPLVRRLNERLPLGVAVLLVYLLIAIVGAAILQLLIPPLVSDMQSVAKALPGLVTRYSLLFADPHTPVLRWLTPSERGYLATIPAQIQHFITVNAFSTATKTLAVVLSTISVIATIVVVPVLAAYMLLDAENLKKGFLAIFPTRGAARHKAEVIIGELDSVVGGFIRGQLIDGSILGAMLTLMLFVMHVPYALLIGVVSGALNFIPYAGAVVAFVPAVALAFAYNGPINALVVAGLIALIHQIDGNFIAPRVLKENVGLSPFWILLAILGGSELFGLVGTFLAVPAAAMIRVVLRALLPHPVSRTEAQPAVTKEPRDETALPKEPARSARRARRP from the coding sequence ATGAGCGCCGATCCCACCAACCTCCGCCCGCGCCGCCGGGTCTCGCGCGCCGAGCGCAACGTGACCTTCTGGCTCAAGACGCTGGGGCTGATCGCGGTCGCGATCTACCTCACCGTGGGCGTGCTGGAGTTCCTGGGCAACGTCAAGGCGACCGCGCTTCTGTTCGTGGTCGCGCTGTTCTTCGCGTACATGATCTTCCCGCTGGTGCGGCGTCTGAACGAACGCTTGCCGCTGGGCGTCGCCGTGCTGCTGGTGTACTTGTTGATCGCGATCGTCGGCGCGGCGATCTTGCAGCTGCTGATCCCACCGCTGGTGAGCGACATGCAGAGCGTCGCCAAAGCACTGCCGGGTCTGGTCACCCGCTACTCGCTGCTGTTCGCCGATCCCCACACGCCGGTGCTGCGCTGGCTCACGCCCAGCGAACGCGGCTACCTGGCCACGATCCCCGCCCAGATCCAACACTTCATCACCGTCAACGCGTTCAGCACCGCGACCAAGACGCTGGCCGTCGTGCTCTCGACGATCTCGGTCATCGCGACGATCGTCGTGGTCCCGGTACTGGCGGCCTACATGCTGCTCGACGCGGAGAACCTCAAGAAAGGCTTCCTCGCGATCTTCCCGACGCGCGGCGCGGCCCGCCACAAGGCCGAGGTGATCATCGGCGAGCTGGACTCGGTCGTCGGCGGCTTCATTCGCGGCCAGCTGATCGACGGCTCGATCTTGGGCGCGATGCTCACCCTCATGCTGTTCGTGATGCACGTGCCGTACGCGCTGCTGATCGGGGTCGTCTCGGGCGCGCTGAACTTCATCCCGTATGCCGGCGCGGTGGTCGCGTTCGTGCCCGCCGTCGCGCTGGCGTTCGCGTACAACGGCCCGATCAACGCGCTGGTCGTCGCCGGGCTCATCGCCCTCATCCACCAGATCGACGGCAACTTCATCGCGCCGCGCGTCCTCAAGGAGAACGTCGGCCTCTCGCCGTTCTGGATCTTGCTGGCGATCCTCGGCGGCAGCGAGTTGTTCGGCCTGGTCGGGACGTTCCTCGCGGTGCCCGCCGCGGCGATGATCCGCGTCGTGCTGCGCGCGCTGCTGCCGCATCCGGTGTCGCGCACCGAGGCGCAGCCCGCGGTCACCAAAGAGCCGCGCGACGAAACGGCGTTGCCGAAGGAACCGGCCCGTTCGGCGCGGCGCGCGCGCCGGCCGTGA
- a CDS encoding BMP family ABC transporter substrate-binding protein, with product MPAPTRAAFLGLALVPLAAGLADCASKRFPPGVLRVGMVTDVGGLGDHSFNDSAYAGLLRAHRELGVATTVLESSSAADYQVNMTVLANKEFDVIFAIGFLMAEDVSEVAQRYVQRHFGIIDAVVDLPNVTSVTFKEEEGSFLAGALAAMVTKTKTIAFLGGVDLPLLRKFEAGYTAGAREVDPTVKTLVKYVGSFDDVASGKELAQVLYDEGADIIYCAAGKAGLGAIDAAKQRPGAYIIGVDSDQDALAPGKILTSMVKRVDIGVFRVCEALVKHRPLPGHLVLGLAQGGVGLTDFTYTRSVVTPPKIAELDKLRAAIIAGKIVVPSTREGLASFTRVQL from the coding sequence ATGCCCGCCCCCACGCGCGCGGCCTTCCTCGGCCTCGCGCTCGTTCCGCTCGCCGCCGGCCTGGCGGACTGCGCCTCGAAGCGGTTTCCACCCGGCGTGCTGCGGGTGGGGATGGTGACGGACGTCGGCGGCCTGGGTGACCACTCGTTCAACGACTCTGCCTACGCCGGCTTGCTGCGCGCGCACCGCGAGCTGGGCGTCGCGACCACCGTCCTGGAGTCGAGCTCGGCGGCTGACTATCAAGTCAACATGACGGTATTGGCCAACAAAGAGTTCGACGTCATCTTCGCGATCGGCTTCCTGATGGCCGAGGACGTCAGCGAGGTGGCGCAGCGGTACGTGCAGCGCCACTTCGGGATCATCGACGCCGTCGTCGACTTGCCCAACGTCACCTCGGTGACGTTCAAGGAAGAGGAAGGCTCGTTCTTGGCCGGCGCGCTCGCCGCGATGGTGACCAAGACCAAGACGATCGCGTTTCTGGGCGGCGTCGATCTGCCGCTGCTGCGCAAGTTCGAGGCAGGCTACACCGCCGGCGCGCGCGAGGTCGATCCCACCGTCAAGACGCTGGTCAAGTACGTCGGTTCGTTCGACGACGTCGCCTCGGGCAAGGAGCTGGCCCAGGTGCTCTACGACGAAGGCGCCGACATCATCTACTGCGCGGCCGGCAAAGCCGGGCTGGGCGCGATCGACGCCGCCAAGCAGCGTCCCGGCGCCTACATCATCGGCGTCGACTCCGACCAGGACGCGCTGGCGCCGGGCAAAATCCTCACCTCGATGGTCAAACGGGTCGACATCGGGGTCTTCCGCGTCTGCGAAGCGCTGGTGAAGCACCGCCCGCTGCCGGGTCACCTGGTGCTGGGGTTGGCGCAAGGCGGCGTCGGGTTGACCGACTTCACGTACACGCGCAGCGTCGTCACGCCGCCGAAGATCGCCGAGCTCGACAAGCTGCGCGCGGCGATCATCGCCGGCAAGATCGTCGTGCCGTCCACGCGGGAGGGACTCGCATCGTTCACGCGCGTCCAGCTCTGA
- a CDS encoding ABC transporter ATP-binding protein, protein MRRRFGAVQAVDGVDLELQAGEIHALVGENGAGKSTLAAIAYGAVRADEGTVEAVGVVGLVHQHFKLIDRLRVWENVLLNREPRKGWTIDVPAARARVRELGERYGLAVDPDALVETLPVGIKQRVELLRELDREPSVLLLDEPTASLAPAEIASFFTTVQGLAARGTAVMVVTHKLAEVIAYSQAVTVMRHGRVVARHRTADTSAEEIAREMVGGELPPLAERAATAPRPLLELHALSAQSGGSLLAEATFSVGAGEIVGVAGVEGNGQSALVDAIAGLAPFTGELSFDGDALRADETPAARLARGIRVIPQDRLHEALVLDWTVRDNVALGRQRSLPLAKFDAAAREVIERFDVRPPNPDAIVGALSGGNQQKIVVGRTLLSAPRLLIAYQPTRGIDIGAAALVQSRLIEARNAGVGVLLISFELDEIFACADRVLVIAGGRFVGAFDRAGIDRGRIGALMAGQR, encoded by the coding sequence GTGCGACGGCGCTTCGGCGCCGTGCAAGCCGTCGACGGCGTCGACCTCGAGCTGCAGGCCGGCGAGATCCACGCGTTGGTCGGCGAGAACGGCGCCGGCAAATCGACGTTGGCGGCGATCGCGTACGGCGCCGTGCGCGCCGACGAGGGGACGGTCGAGGCGGTCGGCGTCGTCGGTCTGGTCCACCAGCACTTCAAGCTGATCGATCGGCTGCGCGTATGGGAGAACGTGCTGCTCAACCGCGAGCCGCGCAAAGGTTGGACGATCGACGTACCGGCCGCCCGCGCACGCGTGCGCGAGCTGGGCGAACGTTACGGTTTGGCCGTCGATCCCGACGCGCTGGTGGAAACGCTGCCGGTCGGCATCAAACAGCGGGTCGAGCTGCTGCGCGAGCTCGACCGCGAGCCCTCGGTGCTGCTGCTCGACGAGCCGACGGCGTCGCTCGCGCCGGCCGAGATCGCGTCGTTCTTCACCACCGTGCAAGGCTTGGCGGCACGCGGCACCGCGGTCATGGTCGTCACCCACAAGCTGGCCGAGGTGATCGCGTACTCGCAAGCGGTCACCGTCATGCGGCACGGCCGCGTCGTCGCGCGACACCGGACCGCCGACACCAGCGCCGAGGAGATCGCGCGCGAGATGGTCGGCGGCGAGCTGCCGCCGCTGGCCGAGCGCGCGGCGACCGCGCCGCGCCCGCTGCTCGAGCTGCACGCGCTCTCGGCCCAGTCCGGCGGCAGCCTGTTGGCGGAAGCGACGTTCTCGGTCGGGGCCGGCGAGATCGTCGGCGTCGCCGGCGTGGAGGGCAACGGCCAGTCGGCGCTGGTCGACGCGATCGCCGGCCTGGCGCCGTTCACCGGCGAGCTGTCGTTCGATGGCGACGCGCTGCGCGCCGACGAGACGCCGGCCGCGCGGCTGGCGCGCGGCATCCGCGTCATCCCGCAAGATCGCTTGCACGAAGCGCTGGTGCTCGACTGGACGGTGCGCGACAACGTCGCGCTCGGACGCCAGCGTTCGCTGCCGCTGGCGAAGTTCGACGCCGCGGCGCGCGAGGTGATCGAGCGCTTCGACGTCCGCCCGCCCAACCCGGACGCGATCGTCGGCGCGCTCTCCGGCGGCAACCAGCAGAAGATCGTCGTCGGGCGCACCCTGCTCAGCGCACCGCGCTTGCTGATCGCCTACCAGCCCACCCGCGGAATCGACATCGGCGCCGCCGCGCTGGTGCAGTCGCGGTTGATCGAAGCGCGCAACGCGGGCGTGGGCGTGCTGCTGATCTCGTTCGAGCTCGACGAGATCTTCGCGTGCGCCGATCGCGTGCTGGTCATCGCCGGCGGCCGCTTCGTAGGCGCATTCGATCGCGCCGGCATCGATCGCGGTCGCATCGGCGCGCTGATGGCGGGCCAGCGATGA
- a CDS encoding ABC transporter permease: protein MKAALRSRGARDLLIVLVLVFGVGSLAMLLAHVSPIDGFSALFDGAFGTKEEIAETLVQTTNLLFPALGIAIAFRAGLFNIGAEGQLILGGFAAGWVGAEFPLPGILAIPMVLLAGFVAGGIWGAIPGFMRARFGANEVIATLMLNVVAVLLATYLVTGPLMQAGGGAQETAILPKAAQLGDLMVDSRLTWAFPLALVAAFVLRWLLQRTIFGYELRAAGEAPEAAKRAGIDLGRTALVAMALSGAMAGLGGATIVAGVLHRFNVGLSPGYGFIGIAVALVGNLDPLWICLAALGFGILQSGGIAMQAEAEVPKQVVSLVTGLVIIALAGRRVVAARRTT, encoded by the coding sequence ATGAAAGCCGCGCTGCGTTCGCGCGGGGCGCGCGACCTGTTGATCGTGCTGGTGCTGGTGTTCGGCGTCGGTTCGCTCGCAATGCTGCTGGCGCACGTCTCGCCGATCGACGGCTTCTCGGCCCTCTTCGACGGCGCGTTCGGCACGAAGGAAGAGATCGCCGAGACGCTGGTGCAGACGACGAACCTGCTCTTCCCCGCGCTCGGCATCGCGATCGCGTTCCGCGCCGGCCTGTTCAACATCGGCGCCGAGGGGCAGCTGATCCTGGGCGGCTTCGCGGCCGGGTGGGTCGGCGCCGAGTTCCCGCTGCCCGGCATCCTCGCGATCCCGATGGTGCTGCTGGCCGGCTTCGTCGCCGGCGGCATCTGGGGTGCGATCCCCGGCTTCATGCGCGCGCGTTTCGGGGCGAACGAAGTGATCGCGACGCTGATGCTCAACGTCGTCGCCGTCTTGCTCGCGACGTATCTGGTGACGGGCCCGCTCATGCAGGCCGGCGGCGGCGCCCAGGAGACGGCGATCTTGCCGAAAGCCGCGCAGCTGGGCGACCTGATGGTGGACTCGCGCCTGACCTGGGCCTTTCCGCTGGCGCTGGTCGCCGCGTTCGTGTTGCGCTGGCTGCTGCAGCGCACGATCTTCGGCTACGAGCTGCGCGCGGCGGGCGAAGCGCCCGAGGCCGCCAAGCGGGCCGGCATCGACCTCGGCCGCACGGCGCTGGTCGCGATGGCGCTTTCCGGGGCGATGGCGGGGCTGGGCGGCGCCACGATCGTCGCCGGCGTGCTGCACCGCTTCAACGTCGGGCTCTCGCCGGGGTACGGCTTCATCGGCATCGCCGTCGCGCTGGTCGGCAACCTCGACCCGCTCTGGATCTGCCTGGCCGCGCTCGGCTTCGGGATCTTGCAGAGCGGCGGCATCGCGATGCAAGCCGAGGCCGAGGTGCCCAAGCAAGTCGTCTCGCTGGTGACGGGGCTGGTCATCATCGCGCTGGCCGGGCGGCGCGTCGTCGCCGCGCGGAGGACGACGTGA